In Accipiter gentilis chromosome 17, bAccGen1.1, whole genome shotgun sequence, one DNA window encodes the following:
- the LOC126047263 gene encoding guanine nucleotide exchange factor subunit RIC1-like: MPSIHAWDSRGEVLVEACGRPYKRLSHRDPRLRTLLQRETTETRLASGGGRERGLTPSAAARGGGARPGGPYPPQQLHLCTHLPTHPCTHAGLHPGTHVPLHLCTHAPMHPRTHAAVHPGTHVPLHLCTHLPMHPCTRAGVHPGTHVPLHLCTHAPMHPCTRAGVHPGTHVPLHLCTHLPMHPCTHAGVHPGTHVPLHLCTHLPMHPCTHAGVHPGTHVPLHLCTHLPTHPCTHAAVHP, translated from the exons GGAGGCCCTACAAGCGGCTGTCACACCGGGACCCCCGACTGCGGACCTTGCTCCAGAGGGAAACCACCGAGACACGGCTCGCTTCGGGCGGAGGCCGGGAGCGAGGTCTCACCCCGTCAGCCGCGGCCCGAGGAGGGGGAGCCCGCCCCGGTGGGCCCTACCCGCCTCAGCAG ctgcacttgtgcactcacttacccacgcacccatgcacccatgcaggtttgcacccaggtactcatgtacccctgcacttatgcacccacgcacccatgcacccacgcacccatgcaGCTGTGCATCCtggtactcatgtacccctgcacttgtgcactcacttacccatgcacccatgcacccgtgcaggtgtgcacccaggtactcatgtacccctgcacttgtgcactcacgcacccatgcacccatgcacccgtgcaggtgtgcacccaggtactcatgtacccctgcacttgtgcactcacttacccatgcacccatgcacccatgcaggtgtgcacccaggtactcatgtacccctgcacttgtgcactcacttacccatgcacccatgcacccatgcaggtgtgcacccaggtactcatgtacccctgcacttgtgcactcacttacccacgcacccatgcacccatgcagctgtgcaccca